In a single window of the Agrobacterium fabrum str. C58 genome:
- the aroQ gene encoding type II 3-dehydroquinate dehydratase, producing the protein MSNIIIVINGPNLNMLGKREPGIYGGKTLKDIENDCVNAGADLGFSVEFRQSNHEGVLVDWLHEAGERAAGVVINPGAYSHTSIALHDAIRAISTPVVEVHISNIHAREEFRHKSMVSPAAKGMICGFGPYGYVMALHALKNITA; encoded by the coding sequence ATGAGCAATATCATCATCGTCATCAACGGCCCCAATCTCAATATGCTGGGAAAACGGGAACCGGGTATCTACGGTGGCAAAACGCTGAAAGACATAGAAAACGATTGTGTGAACGCCGGAGCCGATCTCGGCTTTTCGGTGGAATTTCGCCAATCCAACCACGAGGGCGTGCTCGTGGACTGGCTGCATGAGGCGGGCGAGCGGGCGGCGGGTGTCGTCATCAATCCCGGCGCTTACAGCCACACCTCCATCGCCCTGCACGACGCCATTCGCGCAATTTCGACTCCGGTCGTGGAAGTGCACATCTCCAATATCCATGCACGGGAAGAATTCCGCCACAAATCAATGGTCTCGCCCGCAGCCAAGGGCATGATCTGCGGTTTCGGACCATATGGATACGTCATGGCGCTTCACGCGCTGAAGAACATCACGGCATAA
- the accB gene encoding acetyl-CoA carboxylase biotin carboxyl carrier protein, with translation MSEKKQGIDKELIRELANILNDTDLSEIEVEQEDLRIRVSRAAPVPATVYAAAPAAYAPAPAAAAPAAAPAVAAPAATAATARNPANTVSSPMVGTVYLSPAPGARPFIEVGATVKEGQTILIVEAMKTMNQIPAPKSGKVVEIIVNDSQPVEYGEALVVIE, from the coding sequence ATGTCTGAAAAGAAACAGGGTATCGACAAGGAACTGATCCGCGAACTCGCGAATATCCTCAATGATACCGACCTTTCGGAAATCGAAGTGGAGCAGGAAGACCTGCGCATCCGCGTTTCCCGCGCGGCTCCCGTTCCCGCCACGGTCTATGCCGCAGCCCCCGCCGCTTATGCGCCCGCACCGGCAGCAGCAGCGCCTGCGGCCGCACCGGCAGTTGCGGCCCCGGCCGCAACTGCAGCAACAGCCCGCAACCCGGCCAACACCGTATCTTCGCCGATGGTCGGCACGGTCTATCTCTCGCCTGCCCCGGGCGCCCGCCCCTTCATTGAAGTTGGCGCCACCGTCAAGGAAGGCCAGACAATCCTCATCGTCGAGGCCATGAAGACCATGAACCAGATTCCGGCCCCCAAGTCCGGCAAGGTGGTGGAAATCATCGTCAACGACTCGCAGCCCGTGGAGTATGGCGAAGCCCTCGTGGTCATCGAATAA
- a CDS encoding pyridoxal phosphate-dependent aminotransferase — MITMSKRSAVEPFHAMDILAEANRRRQAGRPVISMAVGQPSHPAPKASLAAAQEALKHGRIGYTDALGLRELREAIAGHYRLRHQVAIDPARIAVTTGSSAAFNLAFLGLFDAGDHVAIARPGYPAYRNILKALGLNVVEVPVTAETGYTLTPASLERAETKAGCKLKGVLLASPANPTGTVTGREALKRLASYCESRDMAFISDEIYHGLTFVGEETSALEITDSAVVINSFSKYYCMTGWRIGWMVLPENLVRPVECLAQSLYISPPELSQLAATAAFSAAEELDVYRESYRTNRDFLMARLPEIGLPLASPMDGAFYAYVDTSRFSNDSMDFAKRMLAEIDVAATPGMDFDPEEGHRALRISYAGSVSDIAEAVGRIAGWLK; from the coding sequence TTGATTACGATGTCGAAGCGGAGCGCAGTCGAACCCTTTCATGCCATGGATATCCTGGCGGAGGCGAACCGGCGACGGCAGGCGGGACGCCCCGTCATTTCCATGGCGGTCGGCCAGCCGTCCCACCCCGCACCGAAAGCCTCGCTGGCAGCCGCGCAGGAGGCGTTAAAGCACGGGCGGATCGGCTACACTGATGCACTGGGCCTGCGCGAGCTGCGCGAGGCAATCGCCGGCCATTACCGGCTGCGCCATCAGGTCGCCATCGATCCGGCGCGCATCGCCGTGACGACAGGTTCGTCCGCCGCCTTCAATCTTGCCTTCCTCGGCCTTTTCGATGCCGGCGATCATGTTGCCATCGCAAGGCCCGGTTACCCGGCCTATCGCAATATTCTGAAAGCCCTCGGTCTCAATGTCGTGGAAGTGCCGGTCACGGCCGAAACCGGCTACACGCTGACACCGGCAAGTCTCGAACGCGCGGAAACGAAAGCCGGCTGCAAGCTGAAGGGCGTGCTTCTGGCAAGCCCCGCCAATCCCACCGGCACGGTTACCGGCCGCGAGGCGCTGAAGCGGTTGGCGAGCTATTGCGAAAGCCGCGACATGGCCTTCATCTCCGATGAGATCTATCACGGCCTCACTTTCGTCGGGGAGGAGACGAGCGCACTCGAAATCACCGATAGTGCCGTGGTCATCAATTCATTTTCTAAATATTATTGCATGACCGGCTGGCGCATCGGCTGGATGGTCCTGCCCGAAAATCTCGTCCGTCCGGTCGAGTGTCTGGCCCAAAGCCTCTATATCTCACCGCCGGAACTGTCCCAGCTGGCGGCAACCGCGGCCTTTTCGGCAGCGGAGGAGCTCGATGTCTACCGGGAAAGCTACCGCACCAACCGCGATTTCCTGATGGCGCGCCTGCCGGAAATCGGACTGCCGCTGGCATCCCCGATGGATGGGGCATTTTACGCCTATGTTGATACCAGCCGTTTTTCCAATGACAGCATGGATTTCGCCAAGCGCATGCTGGCGGAAATCGATGTGGCGGCGACACCGGGCATGGATTTCGATCCCGAGGAGGGCCACAGGGCGCTGCGCATTTCCTATGCGGGTTCGGTATCTGACATTGCCGAGGCGGTGGGACGTATTGCCGGCTGGCTGAAATAA
- a CDS encoding DsbA family protein — protein MAHFLRSTLLASVTALSTVFACLPAHALDEQQKKEMGEFIKQYLIENPEIMLEVQDALERKQYASRNAKAAEAVADNKKAIFESKYDLALGNPDGDVTLVEFFDYNCGYCKRAMGDMDNILKGDKKVRVVLKEFPILGPESVAAHRVSNAVKLLAPAKYAEFQRTLLGGRGRANEDSAMEVATSLGLKEADIRKSMADNPNDAQVQETYKLATSLGITGTPSYIVGDEAVFGAVGADPLKEKIANMRSCGKATCS, from the coding sequence ATGGCGCATTTTCTCCGTTCCACCCTTCTCGCCAGCGTGACGGCCCTTTCAACGGTATTCGCCTGCCTGCCCGCGCATGCGCTCGATGAGCAGCAGAAGAAAGAAATGGGCGAGTTCATCAAGCAGTATCTGATCGAGAACCCGGAAATCATGCTCGAGGTTCAGGACGCGCTTGAACGCAAGCAATATGCTTCGCGCAACGCCAAGGCCGCGGAAGCGGTTGCCGACAACAAGAAGGCCATCTTCGAATCGAAATACGACCTGGCGCTCGGCAATCCCGATGGCGACGTCACGCTGGTCGAATTTTTCGACTATAATTGCGGTTACTGCAAACGCGCCATGGGCGACATGGACAATATCCTGAAGGGCGACAAGAAGGTCCGCGTCGTCCTCAAGGAGTTCCCGATCCTCGGGCCGGAATCGGTTGCCGCACATCGCGTCTCCAACGCCGTGAAGCTTTTGGCGCCGGCCAAATATGCCGAATTCCAGCGCACCCTGCTCGGCGGCCGTGGACGGGCGAATGAAGACAGCGCTATGGAAGTCGCAACCTCGCTTGGCCTCAAGGAAGCCGATATCCGCAAATCGATGGCTGACAACCCCAATGACGCGCAGGTGCAGGAAACCTACAAGCTGGCAACCAGCCTCGGCATCACCGGAACGCCCTCCTATATCGTCGGCGACGAGGCGGTTTTCGGTGCTGTTGGTGCCGACCCGCTGAAGGAAAAAATCGCCAACATGCGCAGCTGCGGTAAAGCAACCTGCTCGTGA